The Zalophus californianus isolate mZalCal1 chromosome 8, mZalCal1.pri.v2, whole genome shotgun sequence genome has a segment encoding these proteins:
- the PCIF1 gene encoding mRNA (2'-O-methyladenosine-N(6)-)-methyltransferase, which translates to MANENHGSPREEASLLSHSPGTSNQSQPCSPKPIRLVQDLPEELVHAGWEKCWSRRENRPYYFNRFTNQSLWEMPVLGQHDVISDPLGLNATPLPQDSSLVETPPAENKPRKRQLSEEQPSGNGVKKPKIEIPVTPTGPSVPSSPSIPGTPTLKMWGTSPEDKQQAAFLRPTEVYWDLDIQTNAVIKHRGPSEVLPPHPEVELLRSQLILKLRQHYRELCQQREGIEPPRESFNRWMLERKVVDKGSDPLLPSNCEPVVSPSMFREIMNDIPIRLSRIKFREEAKRLLFKYAEAARRLIESRSASPDSRKVVKWNVEDTFSWLRKDHSASKEDYMDRLEHLRRQCGPHVSAAAKDSVEGICSKIYHISLEYVKRIREKHLAILKENNIPEEVEAPEVEPRLVYCYPVRLAVSAPPMPSVEMHMENNVVCIRYKGEMVKVSRNYFSKLWLLYRYSCIDDAAFERFLPRVWCLLRRYQMMFGVGLYEGTGLQGSLPVHVFEALHRLFGVSFECFASPLNCYFRQYCSAFPDTDGYFGSRGPCLDFSPLSGSFEANPPFCEELMDAMVSHFEKLLESSPEPLSFIVFIPEWREPPTPALTRMEQSRFKRHQLVLPAFEHEYRSGSQHVCKKEEMHYKAVHNTAVLFLQNDPGFAKWGPTPERLQELSTAYRQSGRSHSSGSAASCSENKDRDSGREQGPSREPHPT; encoded by the exons ATGGCCAATGAGAATCACGGCAGCCCCCGGGAGGAAGCGTCCCTGCTGAGTCACTCCCCAGGCACCTCCAATCAGAGCCAGCCCTGTTCTCCAAAGCCCATCCGCCTGGTGCAGGACCTCCCAG AGGAACTGGTGCATGCGGGTTGGGAGAAGTGCTGGAGCCGGAGGGAGAACCGTCCCTACTACTTCAACCGATTCACCAACCAGTCCCTGTGGGAGATGCCTGTGCTGGGCCAGCATGACGTGATC TCGGACCCTTTGGGGCTGAATGCGACCCCACTGCCCCAAGACTCAAGCCTGGTGGAAACCCCCCCGGCTGAGAACAAGCCCCGAAAGCGGCAGCTCTCGGAAGAGCAGCCAAGCGGCAATGGTGTGAAGAAGCCCAAG ATTGAAATCCCCGTGACACCCACAGGCCCATCGGTGCCTAGCTCCCCCAGTATCCCAGGAACCCCAACACTGAAGATGTGGGGGACATCCCCCGAAGATAAACAGCAGGCAGCTTTCCTCCGACCCACCGA GGTGTACTGGGATCTGGACATCCAGACCAACGCTGTCATCAAGCACCGGGGGCCTTCAGAGGTGCTGCCCCCACACCCCGAGGTGGAGCTGCTTCGCTCCCAGCTCATCCTCAAGCTTCGGCAGCACTATCGGGAGCTGTGCCAGCAGCGAGAGG GCATCGAGCCCCCTCGGGAATCTTTCAACCGCTGGATGCTGGAGCGCAAGGTCGTGGATAAAGGCTCTGACCCCCTGTTGCCCAGCAACTGTGAACCGGTCGTGTCACCTTCCATGTTTCGTGAAATCATGAATGACATTCCCATCAG GTTATCCCGAATCAAGTTCCGGGAGGAAGCCAAGCGTCTGCTCTTTAAATACGCAGAGGCCGCGAGGCGGCTCATTGAATCCAG GAGTGCATCCCCCGACAGCAGGAAGGTGGTCAAATGGAACGTGGAGGACACCTTCAGCTGGCTGCGGAAGGACCACTCAGCCTCCAAGGAGGACTACATG GACCGCCTGGAGCACCTGCGGAGGCAGTGTGGCCCCCACGTGTCAGCCGCGGCTAAGGACTCCGTGGAGGGCATCTGTAGTAAGATCTACCACATCTCCCTGGAGTACGTCAAGCGGATCCGTGAGAAGCACCTTGCCATCCTCAAAGAAAACAACATCCCAG AGGAGGTGGAGGCCCCAGAAGTGGAGCCCCGCCTGGTGTACTGCTACCCGGTACGGCTGGCCGTGTCTGCGCCCCCTATGCCCAGCGTGGAGATGCATATGGAGAATAACGTGGTCTGCATCCGGTATAAGGGAGAGATGGTCAAGGTCAGCCGCAACTACTTCAGTAAGCTG TGGCTGCTTTACCGCTACAGCTGCATTGACGACGCTGCCTTTGAGAGGTTCCTGCCCCGCGTCTGGTGTCTTCTCCGACGGTACCAG ATGATGTTTGGCGTGGGCCTCTACGAGGGGACGGGCCTGCAGGGATCGCTGCCCGTGCACGTCTTTGAGGCCCTCCACCGGCTCTTCGGCGTCAGCTTTGAGTGCTTCGCCTCGCCGCTCAACTGCTACTTCCGCCAGTACTGCTCTGCCTTCCCGGACACAGATGGCTACTTCGGCTCCCGCGG GCCCTGTCTGGATTTCTCCCCGCTGAGTGGTTCCTTTGAGGCCAACCCTCCATTCTGCGAGGAGCTCATGGATGCCATGGTCTCTCACTTCGAG AAACTGCTCGAGAGCTCACCAGAGCCCCTGTCCTTCATCGTGTTCATCCCCGAGTGGCGAGAACCCCCAACGCCGGCGCTCACCCGCATGGAGCAGAGCCGCTTCAAACGCCACCAGCTGGTCCTGCCTGCCTTCGAGCACGAGTACCGCAGTGGCTCTCAGCATGTCTGCAAGAA GGAAGAAATGCACTACAAGGCCGTCCACAACACGGCCGTGCTCTTCCTACAGAATGACCCTGGCTTTGCCAAGTGGGGGCCGACACCAGAGCGGCTGCAGGAGCTGAGTACCGCCTACCGGCAGTCAGGTCGCAGCCACAGCTCCGGCTCCGCCGCTTCCTGCTCAGAGAACAAGGACCGGGACTCAGGTCGCGAACAGGGCCCTAGCCGTGAGCCGCACCCCACTTAA